A window of Silurus meridionalis isolate SWU-2019-XX chromosome 4, ASM1480568v1, whole genome shotgun sequence contains these coding sequences:
- the zhx2a gene encoding zinc fingers and homeoboxes protein 2a — translation MASRRKSTTPCMIRPNDLMDQDTDDGADSAVENGSCVPASENWTEKNNVVRSIPSINDPEKSEAEIRPQKKVQGGYECKYCTFSTQNLNEFKEHVDSNHPNVILNPLYLCAVCNFNTKKFDTLTEHNEKFHPGESNFKFKRIKLNNQTVLEQTIEGSNCAAIYDVRSPQSAEDLSPSSKSMALKKPKTDCKRTLGDCQIDKLTPELSKKQITAVNVNGTVIIPDATLKDGLSHIMPSLQRPPNYSLVPKIAVPLNTLKYNTSLDGNLTLITSFNKFPYPTQAELSWLTAASKHPEEQIKVWFTTQRLKQGISWSPEEVEEARKKMFNGTIQPVQQAFTVLPAQLTQSTKASQSFIQTVPCQVLGQSALVLTPVTNGSNAASGPLALTVSNQATQAVKRPLMSPVASPEVKRPSIIQTVQTTNKSTSPTPSFSLDCKKTPGQIKELIASYTQCQFPDDEEVYRLIEVTGLSWGEIKKWFSDQRLGNHKTVLPLRADLPLKENQPQKPVATKFPLLEWVKGKSSEQMKMLEECFKRTSFPSQTEIENLANDTKISQTEIDGWFTERRALRDSLELALLNSMGFKRLDRTALNGIHEQEGRSRSSPLPLQTSVCSEIDSKSLSLLKEVFSKTQWPSPEEYSELELQTGLPRTDIVRWFKNNRSALRNGTLDWMAQYENLSNKKHNGQSTLLSPEPTQGVLQRNFPEAKLLNLEDDDKLAERSKLVSQDIVNWVTSKLGQNMQDISRSKDQHGLVTVDSGRWVKVSMPAENERRDSEARKMATDLEVLTTEHTVTG, via the coding sequence ATGGCCAGTCGAAGGAAATCTACCACGCCTTGTATGATTCGGCCAAATGACTTGATGGACCAGGATACAGATGACGGTGCGGACAGTGCAGTGGAGAATGGATCGTGTGTTCCTGCCAGTGAGAACTGGACTGAGAAAAATAACGTTGTACGCAGTATACCATCGATAAATGATCCAGAAAAATCAGAGGCAGAAATTCGCCCACAGAAAAAGGTGCAGGGAGGCTATGAGTGCAAATATTGTACTTTCTCCACACAGAACCTTAATGAATTCAAAGAACATGTCGATTCCAACCATCCTAATGTCATCCTTAACCCTTTGTATCTCTGTGCTGTCTGCAACTTCAACACGAAAAAGTTTGACACCCTGACTGAACACAACGAAAAATTCCATCCTGGAGAGAGCAATTTCAAGTTTAAGAGGATAAAACTGAACAATCAGACCGTCCTGGAACAGACGATTGAAGGTTCCAACTGTGCCGCTATTTATGATGTTCGGAGTCCTCAATCAGCAGAGGACCTTTCCCCGTCAAGCAAATCCATGGCTCTGAAGAAACCAAAAACTGATTGCAAACGCACTCTGGGAGACTGTCAAATAGACAAGCTTACCCCAGAGTTATCCAAAAAACAGATCACTGCAGTGAATGTGAATGGAACAGTAATAATCCCAGATGCAACACTCAAAGACGGTCTCTCGCACATAATGCCGTCCTTGCAGCGGCCACCTAACTACAGTTTAGTGCCAAAAATTGCTGTACCTCTAAACACATTGAAATACAATACGTCCCTAGACGGAAACCTAACTCTCATTACTTCCTTTAATAAGTTTCCATATCCCACGCAAGCTGAGCTCTCATGGCTCACTGCAGCTTCGAAACACCCAGAAGAACAAATCAAAGTATGGTTTACAACTCAACGGCTAAAGCAAGGCATCAGCTGGTCTCCAGAGGAGGTTGAAGAAGCGCGTAAGAAAATGTTCAATGGAACAATTCAGCCTGTTCAACAAGCATTCACTGTCTTACCTGCCCAGTTGACCCAATCCACAAAAGCCTCTCAATCCTTTATACAGACTGTCCCTTGCCAAGTTCTTGGACAGTCCGCCTTGGTGTTGACACCAGTCACTAACGGGTCCAATGCAGCTTCTGGTCCGCTTGCACTAACAGTTTCAAATCAAGCCACACAGGCTGTTAAGAGGCCCCTCATGTCCCCGGTTGCTTCACCAGAGGTAAAGAGGCCTTCAATAATACAAACAGTTCAGACTACTAATAAATCGACGTCTCCTACACCCAGTTTTTCTTTAGATTGCAAAAAAACACCAGGTCAGATTAAAGAGCTGATAGCCAGCTATACTCAGTGCCAGTTTCCCGATGATGAAGAAGTGTATCGCCTTATAGAGGTGACTGGCCTTTCCTGGGGAGAAATTAAAAAGTGGTTTAGCGATCAGCGTCTTGGAAACCATAAGACCGTATTGCCATTAAGGGCCGACCTTCCACTAAAGGAAAACCAGCCTCAGAAACCTGTGGCCACTAAGTTTCCGCTTCTGGAATGGGTAAAGGGAAAATCCTCCGAGCAAATGAAAATGCTCGAGGAGTGTTTTAAGAGGACAAGCTTTCCTTCACAGACTGAGATCGAAAACCTTGCAAATGACACTAAGATTTCCCAAACTGAGATTGATGGCTGGTTCACGGAGCGCCGTGCTCTAAGAGACAGCCTTGAGCTAGCCTTGCTCAACTCCATGGGCTTTAAAAGACTGGACAGAACGGCTCTGAACGGGATACACGAGCAGGAAGGTCGGTCAAGGTCTTCTCCCCTTCCTCTTCAAACTTCTGTTTGCTCTGAAATTGACAGCAAATCTCTTAGTCTTTTAAAGGAGGTTTTCTCAAAGACACAGTGGCCATCGCCGGAGGAGTACAGTGAACTGGAACTACAGACAGGGCTGCCTCGCACGGACATCGTGCGCTGGTTTAAGAATAACCGATCCGCTCTAAGAAACGGAACCTTGGACTGGATGGCGCAGTATGAGAATCTGagcaacaaaaaacacaacggGCAGAGCACCTTGCTGAGCCCAGAACCAACCCAGGGTGTTCTACAGCGAAATTTCCCAGAGGCAAAGCTACTAAACCTGGAGGATGATGACAAGCTGGCTGAGCGCTCGAAACTCGTAAGTCAGGACATAGTAAATTGGGTTACCAGTAAGCTAGGTCAAAACATGCAGGACATTAGTAGGAGCAAGGACCAACATGGACTGGTGACGGTGGACAGCGGGAGATGGGTAAAAGTTTCCATGCCTGCTGAGAATGAAAGAAGAGACTCAGAGGCACGAAAAATGGCCACTGACCTTGAAGTCCTGACCACAGAGCACACAGTAACAGGATGA